One genomic region from Proteus vulgaris encodes:
- the rplK gene encoding 50S ribosomal protein L11 yields MAKKVQAYIKLQVSAGMANPSPPVGPALGQQGVNIMEFCKAFNAKTESVEKGLPIPVVITVYADRSFTFVTKTPPAAVLLKKAAGVKSGSGKPNKEKVGKITSAQVREIAETKAADLTGADVEAMMRSIEGTARSMGLVVED; encoded by the coding sequence ATGGCTAAGAAAGTCCAAGCCTATATCAAACTGCAAGTTTCTGCAGGTATGGCTAATCCAAGTCCACCAGTTGGTCCAGCTCTGGGTCAACAAGGTGTTAACATCATGGAATTCTGTAAAGCATTCAACGCTAAAACTGAAAGCGTAGAAAAAGGTTTACCAATTCCTGTTGTTATTACAGTTTATGCTGACCGTTCTTTCACTTTCGTTACCAAAACTCCTCCAGCAGCAGTTCTGCTGAAGAAAGCGGCGGGCGTGAAATCAGGTTCTGGCAAACCGAACAAAGAGAAAGTAGGTAAAATTACTTCTGCTCAAGTTCGTGAAATCGCAGAAACTAAAGCTGCGGACCTGACTGGTGCTGACGTTGAAGCTATGATGCGTTCAATCGAAGGTACTGCTCGTTCCATGGGCCTGGTAGTGGAGGATTAA
- the nusG gene encoding transcription termination/antitermination protein NusG, whose translation MTDSPKKRWYVIQAFSGFEGRVAQSLREHIKLNEMEDSFGEVMVPTEEVVEIRSGQRRKSERKFFPGYVLVQMVMNDATWHLVRNVPRVMGFIGGTSDRPAPISDKEVDAIMNRLQQVGDKPRPKTLFEPGEMVRVSDGPFADFNGVVEEVDYEKSRLKVSVSIFGRATPVELDFSQVEKG comes from the coding sequence ATGACTGATTCTCCAAAAAAACGCTGGTATGTCATTCAGGCTTTTTCAGGCTTTGAAGGCCGTGTTGCACAGTCTCTGCGTGAACATATCAAATTAAACGAAATGGAAGACTCATTCGGCGAAGTTATGGTTCCAACCGAAGAAGTGGTTGAGATCCGTAGCGGTCAACGTCGCAAAAGTGAGCGTAAATTTTTCCCAGGCTATGTTCTTGTCCAAATGGTCATGAACGATGCAACTTGGCACTTAGTACGTAATGTACCTCGTGTTATGGGATTCATTGGCGGAACGTCTGACAGACCTGCACCAATTAGCGATAAAGAAGTTGATGCGATTATGAATCGCTTACAACAAGTTGGTGATAAACCGCGTCCTAAAACACTGTTTGAACCAGGTGAGATGGTTCGTGTTAGCGATGGTCCATTCGCTGACTTTAACGGTGTTGTTGAAGAAGTTGATTACGAAAAAAGCCGCTTAAAAGTCTCTGTATCAATCTTTGGTCGTGCAACACCAGTTGAATTAGACTTTAGTCAGGTTGAAAAAGGTTAA